From a region of the Calypte anna isolate BGI_N300 chromosome 4, bCalAnn1_v1.p, whole genome shotgun sequence genome:
- the ZC3H12B gene encoding probable ribonuclease ZC3H12B: MTAWSMVGKLKMEKRHSREDRNVEQDAGECSAESEEWTSSESEPEQPYFRTSYSNTRWREKKVSTKPHRPLCRSPCVDRPSFSQSSITQDLKLDECKTNLDKEYQAKMDFALKLGYAGDQIQAVLNKLGADALINDVLAELVRLGNKSESEGQSSASSTTSTLVPRGPCPKEIASPESSLEDEVVDNSDNLRPIVIDGSNVAMSHGNKEGFSCRGIQLAVDWFLEKGHKDITVFVPAWRKEQSRPDAPITDQEILRKLEKEKILVFTPSRRVQGRRVVCYDDRFIVKLAFDSDGIIVSNDNYRDLQNEKPEWKKFIEERLLMYSFVNDKFMPPDDPLGRHGPSLENFLRKRPVIPEHKKQPCPYGKKCTYGHKCKYYHPERANQPQRSVADELRISAKLSAVKTMSEGALAKCGTGPSSSKGEISSEVKRIAPKRQSDPSIRSVAVEPEEKLSVARKSEASSVPSLVSALSVPTLPPPKSHAAGALNTRSASSPVPGSSQFMHQKSSLEHMSSVQYPPILVTNSHGTSVSYTDQYPKYESLGDHGYYSLLSDFSNLSISSIRNTDYYGADVDQGMYSRNSSPCPDSCLSHTSNDSYSSYNDLYLGVADASPEDNVKIHRLPSQNRLQPFSHGYHEALNRVQSYGTEEPKQPLRKQSVSHLGLHAQHTVVGARSSCPGEYPVPQNVHPSTAQPSRALVMTRMDSISDSRLYESNPTRQRRPPLCREQHASWDPLPCASEAYTYHSYPLSNNLMQPCYEPVMVRSMPEKMEQLWRNPWIGICGEPQEPHIIPEHQYQTYKNLCNIFPPSIVLSVMEKNPHTTDAQQLAAMIVAKLRTGR; the protein is encoded by the exons ATGACGGCCTGGTCTATGGTAGGGAAGTTGAAAATGGAGAAGAGGCACTccagagaagacagaaatgtGGAACAAGATGCTGGGGAATGCAGTGCTGAATCTGAGGAATGGACGAGCTCAGAAAGTGAACCTGAGCAACCATACTTCAGAACCAGCTATAGCAATACTCggtggagagaaaagaaggtttCTACCAAACCACATCGCCCGCTCTGTCGGTCCCCTTGTGTAGATCGCCCAAGCTTCTCGCAGAGCAGTATCACACAAGACTTGAAGCTAGATGAATGTAAAACGAATTTGGACAAGGAATACCAAGCTAAAATGGATTTTGCTTTAAAGCTTGGTTATGCAGGAGATCAGATCCAGGCTGTACTGAATAAACTGGGAGCAGATGCACTCATCAATGATGTTCTGGCAGAGCTTGTGAGACTTGGCAACAAAAGTGAATCTGAGGGACAGAGTAGTGCCAGCAGTACCACTAGCACTCTGGTGCCAAGAGGCCCTTGTCCAAAGGAAATAGCAAGCCCTGAATCATCACTTGAAGATGAAGTTGTGGATAACAGTGATAACTTGAGGCCAATTGTCATTGATGGAAGCAATGTGGCTATGAG CCATGGGAATAAAGAAGGATTTTCCTGTCGGGGAATTCAGCTAGCTGTGGACTGGTTTCTGGAAAAAGGACATAAAGATATCACTGTGTTTGTACCTGCATGGAGAAAAGAACAGTCTCGACCTGATGCACCAATTACAG atcAAGAAATCTTACGTaaattggaaaaagaaaaaattcttgttttcaCCCCATCTCGAAGAGTTCAGGGAAGAAGAGTAGTTTGCTATGATGATCGATTCATCGTAAAACTTGCTTTTGACTCTGATGGCATCATTGTGTCAAATGACAACTATCGTGatcttcaaaatgaaaaaccaGAATGGAAGAAGTTCATAGAGGAGCGGCTGCTAATGTACTCTTTTGTGAATGACaa gtTTATGCCTCCTGATGATCCTTTAGGACGCCATGGTCCAAGCCTTGAAAATTTCTTAAGGAAAAGGCCAGTTATTCCTGAACATAAGAAACAACCGTGTCCTTATG gtAAAAAGTGCACCTATGGGCACAAATGTAAATATTACCACCCAGAACGGGCAAACCAGCCTCAAAGGTCAGTAGCGGATGAACTTCGAATAAGTGCCAAATTATCTGCTGTGAAAACTATGAGTGAGGGAGCCTTGGCCAAATGTGGCACAGGGCCATCCAGCTCCAAAGGAGAAATCAGTTCTGAAGTGAAACGCATTGCCCCAAAACGTCAGTCAGATCCAAGCATTAGATCAGTAGCTGTGGAGCCTGAGGAAAAGTTATCAGTAGCCCGGAAGTCCGAGGCCAGCTCTGTCCCGTCTCTGGTTTCTGCATTAAGTGTACCAACGCTCCCTCCACCAAAAAGCCATGCAGCTGGTGCATTAAACACTCGTTCTGCAAGCAGTCCGGTGCCAGGTTCCTCACAGTTCATGCATCAGAAATCTTCACTGGAGCATATGTCCAGTGTACAATATCCTCCTATACTAGTCACCAATAGCCATGGCACCTCAGTTAGCTATACTGACCAGTACCCCAAGTATGAATCATTGGGGGACCATGGCTATTATTCCTTACTCAGTGATTTCTCCAACTTGAGCATAAGTAGTATCCGTAACACAGATTATTACGGGGCTGATGTGGACCAGGGCATGTATTCTAGAAACTCAAGCCCCTGTCCCGACAGTTGCTTAAGCCATACAAGTAATGATTCTTATTCCTCTTACAATGACTTGTATCTGGGTGTAGCAGATGCCAGTCCAGAAGACAATGTGAAGATCCACAGACTGCCATCGCAAAATCGTCTTCAGCCTTTTTCCCATGGTTACCATGAAGCCTTAAATAGAGTTCAGAGTTACGGAACTGAAGAGCCTAAGCAGCCCCTTCGCAAACAGTCAGTTTCCCACTTAGGCCTACATGCCCAGCATACAGTTGTTGGAGCACGGTCCAGTTGTCCAGGAGAATACCCTGTGCCTCAGAATGTTCATCCATCAACTGCACAACCAAGCCGTGCCTTGGTCATGACAAGAATGGACAGCATTTCTGACTCACGGCTTTATGAAAGCAACCCCACCAGGCAGAGAAGACCACCTCTCTGCCGAGAGCAGCATGCTAGTTGGGATCCATTGCCATGTGCATCAGAGGCTTACACTTACCACTCCTATCCATTGAGTAACAACCTCATGCAGCCATGTTACGAACCTGTAATGGTAAGAAGCATGCCTGAGAAGATGGAGCAACTGTGGAGGAATCCCTGGATTGGGATATGTGGTGAGCCACAGGAACCACACATCATCCCAGAACACCAGTACCAAACATACAAGAACCTCTGCAATATCTTCCCTCCAAGCATCGTCCTTTCTGTGATGGAAAAGAATCCCCACACAACAGATGCACAACAGCTGGCAGCGATGATTGTTGCCAAATTAAGAACAGGGCGTTAA